The Gemmatimonadota bacterium genome includes a region encoding these proteins:
- the metH gene encoding methionine synthase, translated as MNPASPSPRSEAELRDAFAQRILVFDGAMGTGIQACELTAADYGGAALDGCHEVLNRTRPDVIRGLHGSFLSAGADVVQTNTFGGTRIVLAEYGLGDEAAELAFAAAQIAREAADGLSSPEKPRFVAGSLGPTTRAISVTGGVTFGELRDAYREQVAGLLRGGVDLLLLETQQDTRNAKAALLGIRQAMDAEGIRVPVSVSCTIEPNGTMLAGQTAEAFWTSVSHVPLLSVGLNCATGPRDMADSLRSLSALATAPVSCMPNAGLPDMDGLYRESPADLAAALEHFMEEGWLNAVGGCCGTTPDHIRRVSAVARRYAPRPIPTHRETRLSGIDVLEFEEDARPILVGERTNVIGSRRFNRLIGEKRYAEAAEIARRQVDGGAQIIDVNLQNPDRDELEDCAAFYPEVLRRVRAPVMIDTTSVEAVRLALTECPGKSVVNSVNLEDGGQRMAEVCELVRGFGAALVVGLIDDDPDGGMAVTLDRKLAVARKCHAELSRHGIPPEDILWDTLVFPAATGDAQYAGAAGATLEAIPALKREFPGTKTILGISNVSFGLPVAAREVLNSVFLHRATRAGLDFAIVNTERLERHGSIPPEDVALAEDLLFGRGEDTPRAFADRYRDALPRRKRSTPGDERPIDERLSACVVEGRREGLIADLDRKRADGISPMEVINGPLLRGMAEVGRLFNDNQLIVAEVLQSAEVMKVAVSHLEADMDAEGVESRGTIVLATVKGDVHDIGKNLVEIVLSNNGYRVVDLGIRVAAERIVEAASHHRPMAVGLSGLLVKSAREMVTVARELHRAEQSTPLLVGGAALSSRFVDEKIAPEYGGAVHYAKDAMAGLDLCGKIRAGEAGGAARPRAGAGASDRVELPPRERSGARSAAIPVLAEVPQPPDEDRHLARAEDLSRVWPWIHPQALYGRHLGIRGRWEELLARGDPRAIQLEGVVAELMSEAEAGAMRTSAVWQWFRAESCGNVLRLLDGGGEPLEEFVFRRQARPDGLCVADWCCPAGAAPDWVALLVTTAGRGIREKVRKLRDAGEYLRSHALGSLAVETAEAHAEMLHADLRSAWGFPDAEGMSRAEVFRSRYRGVRVSFGYPACPDLEDQAKLFRLLRPEEIGVELTGGFMMDPEASVSAMVFHHPDAAYFSLGRRGASR; from the coding sequence ATGAACCCCGCGTCTCCCTCTCCGCGTTCGGAGGCGGAGCTTCGGGATGCCTTCGCGCAGAGGATTCTCGTGTTTGACGGGGCCATGGGCACGGGGATTCAGGCTTGCGAACTCACCGCGGCCGATTACGGGGGTGCGGCTCTCGATGGATGTCATGAGGTGCTCAACCGGACGCGTCCGGATGTCATCCGGGGACTCCATGGGTCGTTCCTGTCGGCAGGGGCCGATGTCGTCCAGACGAACACCTTCGGCGGGACGCGAATCGTGCTGGCGGAGTACGGGCTGGGTGACGAAGCGGCGGAGTTGGCGTTCGCCGCGGCGCAGATCGCCCGGGAGGCGGCGGACGGGCTCTCCTCGCCGGAGAAGCCGCGCTTTGTGGCCGGTTCGCTGGGTCCGACCACGCGGGCCATCAGCGTCACGGGCGGCGTGACCTTCGGGGAACTTCGGGACGCCTACCGCGAACAGGTGGCGGGGCTCCTCCGGGGTGGCGTGGACCTTCTTCTGCTGGAGACGCAGCAAGACACCCGGAACGCCAAGGCCGCGCTCCTCGGCATCCGCCAGGCGATGGATGCGGAAGGTATCCGCGTTCCGGTGTCCGTCTCCTGCACGATCGAGCCGAACGGGACCATGCTGGCCGGGCAGACCGCCGAGGCCTTCTGGACGAGCGTCTCTCATGTGCCGCTTCTCTCGGTCGGGCTGAACTGCGCGACCGGCCCCCGCGACATGGCCGACTCGCTGCGGAGTCTGTCCGCTCTGGCGACGGCCCCGGTCTCGTGCATGCCGAACGCGGGTCTGCCCGACATGGACGGACTCTACCGGGAGTCTCCCGCCGACCTTGCGGCGGCGCTGGAGCATTTCATGGAGGAAGGCTGGCTGAATGCGGTGGGCGGATGCTGCGGCACGACCCCGGACCACATCCGCCGGGTTTCCGCCGTCGCCCGGCGATATGCGCCGCGCCCGATTCCGACGCACCGGGAGACACGACTCAGCGGGATTGATGTCCTGGAGTTCGAAGAGGACGCACGACCCATTCTTGTCGGGGAGCGCACGAATGTGATCGGCAGCAGGCGTTTCAATCGGTTGATCGGCGAGAAGCGATATGCCGAGGCCGCCGAGATCGCCCGGCGACAGGTGGACGGGGGCGCACAGATCATCGATGTGAACCTCCAGAATCCCGACCGCGACGAACTGGAGGATTGCGCGGCTTTCTATCCGGAGGTCCTGCGACGGGTGCGTGCGCCGGTCATGATCGACACGACCAGTGTGGAGGCGGTTCGGCTGGCGCTGACGGAGTGCCCGGGGAAGAGTGTCGTCAACTCCGTCAATCTGGAGGATGGCGGCCAACGCATGGCCGAAGTGTGTGAACTTGTTCGCGGGTTTGGCGCGGCTCTCGTGGTGGGGCTGATCGACGACGATCCGGACGGAGGCATGGCGGTCACGCTGGACCGGAAGCTGGCGGTCGCGCGGAAGTGCCATGCGGAGCTTTCCCGGCACGGAATCCCCCCGGAGGACATTCTGTGGGACACGCTGGTCTTCCCGGCCGCGACCGGGGACGCGCAGTATGCGGGAGCCGCGGGCGCCACCCTGGAGGCCATCCCCGCGCTCAAGCGGGAGTTCCCCGGGACGAAGACGATTCTCGGGATCTCCAATGTGAGCTTCGGCCTGCCCGTGGCGGCGCGAGAAGTGCTGAACTCCGTCTTCCTGCATCGGGCGACCCGCGCGGGACTCGACTTCGCCATCGTGAATACGGAGCGTCTGGAGCGGCACGGGAGCATCCCGCCCGAGGATGTGGCGCTTGCGGAGGATCTCCTCTTCGGTCGGGGGGAGGACACGCCGCGTGCGTTTGCCGACCGGTACCGGGATGCGCTTCCCCGGCGAAAGCGCAGCACCCCGGGGGATGAGCGCCCCATCGATGAGCGCCTCTCCGCGTGTGTCGTGGAGGGGCGACGCGAAGGGCTGATCGCGGACCTCGATCGGAAGCGGGCGGACGGAATCTCCCCGATGGAGGTGATCAACGGCCCGCTTCTCCGCGGAATGGCGGAGGTCGGGAGGCTCTTCAACGACAACCAGCTCATTGTGGCGGAAGTGCTTCAGAGCGCGGAGGTCATGAAGGTGGCGGTCAGCCACCTGGAAGCGGATATGGACGCCGAGGGCGTCGAGTCTCGCGGGACGATCGTTCTGGCGACGGTGAAGGGCGATGTCCATGACATTGGCAAAAACCTCGTGGAGATCGTTCTGTCGAACAATGGATACCGGGTCGTGGACCTGGGGATTCGTGTCGCTGCAGAGCGGATTGTGGAGGCCGCGAGTCATCACCGGCCGATGGCCGTCGGTCTTTCCGGGCTGCTCGTGAAGAGCGCCCGGGAGATGGTGACCGTTGCGAGAGAGTTGCATCGCGCCGAACAGTCCACGCCGCTTCTGGTCGGGGGGGCGGCGCTGTCGTCGCGCTTTGTGGACGAGAAGATCGCACCTGAGTACGGCGGGGCGGTGCACTACGCCAAGGACGCCATGGCAGGGCTGGACCTGTGCGGAAAGATCCGCGCGGGTGAGGCGGGAGGTGCCGCTCGGCCCCGTGCGGGCGCGGGCGCGAGCGATCGCGTGGAGCTTCCCCCGCGGGAGCGTTCGGGTGCGCGAAGCGCGGCGATCCCGGTTCTCGCCGAGGTTCCGCAGCCGCCGGATGAGGATCGGCATCTGGCTCGGGCGGAAGATCTCTCCCGCGTCTGGCCGTGGATTCATCCGCAGGCTCTCTATGGCCGGCATCTGGGGATTCGTGGCAGGTGGGAGGAACTTCTCGCCCGGGGTGACCCGCGTGCGATTCAGCTGGAGGGGGTCGTGGCGGAACTGATGTCCGAGGCGGAAGCGGGCGCCATGCGGACTTCCGCCGTATGGCAGTGGTTCCGTGCGGAGAGCTGCGGCAATGTGCTTCGTCTGCTCGACGGGGGCGGCGAACCTCTGGAGGAGTTCGTCTTTCGTCGGCAGGCGCGGCCCGACGGGCTGTGCGTCGCCGACTGGTGCTGCCCGGCGGGCGCGGCTCCCGACTGGGTTGCGCTCCTTGTGACGACCGCGGGTCGCGGCATTCGCGAGAAAGTGCGCAAGCTCCGGGACGCCGGGGAGTATCTGCGCAGCCACGCGCTGGGCAGCCTGGCTGTCGAGACGGCAGAAGCTCACGCAGAGATGCTGCACGCGGACCTTCGCTCCGCATGGGGATTCCCGGATGCGGAAGGGATGTCTCGCGCGGAGGTCTTCCGCTCCCGGTATCGCGGCGTCCGGGTGTCCTTCGGCTATCCGGCGTGTCCGGATCTGGAGGATCAGGCGAAGCTGTTCCGCCTGCTGCGCCCGGAGGAGATCGGAGTCGAACTGACCGGCGGATTCATGATGGACCCGGAAGCGTCCGTCTCGGCAATGGTCTTCCACCACCCGGACGCGGCGTACTTCAGTCTCGGGCGCCGCGGGGCTTCGCGGTAA
- a CDS encoding S8 family serine peptidase → MTLTRIACALLAVLLCAAPASHALDLGDSRVHLVGGGYSVAEGPGPLPAELRSHALPAAVRQSWVVCYRGPADEGLRAAIQQAGGRIVGHVPSSAWIVRACPSDARRVAEVPGVLRVDLMRPEWKVDPGIGTREFADPQRRAETDLFLTVEIFEGESVAAVADRVAATGAAVRRAWDRLGVRRLSVRASRGAVASIARIPEVEWIEEVGEITLRNDTVRWCIQSNSSGLTPVQDAGLLGEGEIVGHIDGPISKSSCFFSDSLVAEPGPTHRKLVSYRNDSAFQNPDSHGTHTAGTVAGDEEPVIGSVVDRGMAPHARLAHRAIWDVAGYSNTPSNLKDLLTEMHFDGAHIFTNSWGDDSFTSYTTWCRDIDSFAYQRQNDLVIFASTNTSTLKTPENAKNVLAVGATRRPAGGGEQDAIWSGGTGPTSDGRRKPEVFAPGMSTRSASTASCAMTTMSGTSMAAPAVAGAGALVREYLVKGYHPRGIPAPERAVWPTGALVKAFLIASTVDMTSVAGYPNEEEGWGRLLLDRVLHFPGDPERVWFRDVRHNEGPGPGAVHTHLLQVADAGQPLEITLVFTDYPAAPAAALTPVNDLDLEVVGPGGTFLGNVFDPAAGHSVTGGTADPLNNVERVILDSPDPGLYRVRVRASDVPEGPQGYALLVVGGLEPPQGMEGEDPGPPLPPPGPGRGGAPESGVDSELRMEGPNPFEQRVELRLTVGEPGRQEVTVYDVLGRPVRVLLDREVTPGEYPLYWNGLDESARRVPSGVYFVRRGGAVDSSPVRVTLIR, encoded by the coding sequence GTGACGCTCACTCGGATCGCGTGTGCATTGCTCGCCGTGCTGCTCTGCGCCGCACCGGCTTCCCACGCTCTGGATCTGGGGGACTCGCGTGTTCACCTCGTCGGGGGCGGGTACTCGGTCGCCGAGGGCCCCGGGCCGCTCCCCGCGGAACTTCGTTCCCACGCGCTTCCTGCAGCGGTTCGTCAGTCGTGGGTGGTGTGCTACCGCGGGCCGGCGGACGAAGGACTCCGGGCGGCCATCCAACAGGCGGGCGGGCGCATCGTGGGGCATGTGCCCTCCAGTGCGTGGATCGTGCGGGCCTGTCCTTCGGATGCGCGCAGAGTCGCGGAAGTTCCCGGAGTGTTGCGCGTCGATCTGATGCGCCCGGAGTGGAAGGTGGACCCCGGGATCGGAACGCGCGAGTTCGCCGACCCGCAACGGCGTGCGGAAACGGATCTCTTTCTGACGGTCGAGATCTTTGAGGGCGAAAGCGTGGCGGCCGTCGCCGACCGGGTCGCGGCGACGGGCGCTGCGGTGCGTCGGGCGTGGGATCGTCTCGGAGTGCGACGACTCTCGGTTCGTGCATCGCGAGGCGCGGTCGCATCCATCGCGCGCATCCCGGAGGTGGAGTGGATTGAAGAAGTCGGTGAGATCACCCTCCGCAACGACACGGTGCGCTGGTGTATTCAGTCAAACTCCAGCGGATTGACCCCCGTGCAGGATGCGGGGCTTCTCGGAGAAGGGGAGATCGTCGGACACATCGACGGTCCGATCTCAAAGTCCAGCTGCTTCTTCTCCGACAGCCTGGTGGCCGAACCGGGGCCGACCCACCGCAAGCTCGTCTCCTACCGGAACGACTCCGCCTTCCAGAACCCGGACAGCCACGGCACGCACACGGCGGGGACCGTCGCGGGAGACGAGGAGCCGGTGATCGGGTCGGTGGTGGATCGCGGGATGGCTCCGCACGCACGCCTGGCACACCGGGCCATCTGGGATGTGGCGGGGTATTCGAACACGCCTTCGAACCTGAAGGATCTGCTGACAGAGATGCACTTCGATGGCGCGCACATCTTCACGAACAGCTGGGGGGATGATTCGTTCACCTCGTACACGACATGGTGTCGGGACATCGACAGCTTTGCATATCAGCGGCAGAACGACCTCGTGATCTTCGCGTCCACGAATACCAGCACGCTCAAGACACCGGAGAACGCGAAGAATGTGCTGGCCGTGGGCGCGACGCGCAGGCCGGCGGGCGGTGGAGAGCAGGACGCGATCTGGTCCGGCGGCACGGGACCGACCTCCGATGGACGGCGGAAGCCCGAGGTCTTCGCGCCGGGGATGTCGACGCGGTCGGCATCGACGGCCTCCTGCGCGATGACCACGATGAGCGGAACCAGCATGGCAGCCCCGGCGGTGGCGGGAGCGGGCGCTCTGGTGCGCGAGTACCTCGTCAAGGGTTACCACCCGCGGGGGATTCCCGCGCCGGAACGGGCCGTCTGGCCGACGGGTGCTCTGGTGAAGGCGTTCCTGATTGCGTCCACGGTGGACATGACTTCGGTCGCGGGGTACCCAAACGAGGAAGAGGGATGGGGGCGGCTTCTTCTCGACCGCGTGCTGCACTTCCCGGGAGATCCCGAGCGCGTCTGGTTTCGAGATGTTCGCCACAACGAGGGCCCGGGACCGGGCGCGGTTCACACACACCTTCTGCAGGTGGCCGATGCGGGGCAACCGCTTGAGATCACGCTGGTCTTCACCGATTACCCGGCGGCTCCGGCAGCCGCGTTGACCCCCGTGAACGACCTGGATCTGGAGGTCGTGGGCCCCGGGGGGACCTTCCTCGGAAATGTCTTTGACCCGGCGGCCGGGCATTCCGTGACCGGGGGAACTGCCGACCCGCTGAACAATGTGGAGCGCGTCATTCTGGATTCGCCGGACCCGGGGCTTTATCGCGTGCGAGTCCGGGCTTCCGATGTTCCCGAAGGACCACAGGGGTATGCGCTCCTGGTGGTCGGGGGGCTGGAGCCGCCGCAGGGGATGGAAGGCGAGGATCCGGGGCCACCGCTTCCGCCTCCGGGGCCGGGGCGGGGAGGGGCGCCGGAGAGTGGCGTGGATTCGGAGCTTCGCATGGAGGGACCGAATCCGTTCGAGCAGCGGGTGGAGCTTCGCCTGACCGTCGGGGAACCGGGGCGGCAGGAGGTCACGGTTTACGATGTTCTGGGGCGTCCTGTGCGCGTGCTTCTCGACCGGGAGGTCACACCCGGAGAGTACCCGCTGTACTGGAACGGCCTGGATGAGAGCGCGCGCCGCGTGCCTTCAGGCGTCTACTTTGTGCGTCGCGGGGGGGCTGTCGATTCGTCGCCCGTACGCGTGACTCTCATCCGATGA
- the trpS gene encoding tryptophan--tRNA ligase yields MPQRVLSGIQPSGSLHLGNYFGAIRQFLRLQEEHTCYFFIASYHAMTTQKDPDRLQERILDIAASYLALGLDPARCVLFDQADVPEHHEFTWYLSCLAPMGLLERAHSYKDKTARGIAPQHALFAYPVLMAADILLYDADLVPVGKDQKQHVEITRDLAIRMNNRCGDLLTVPDPLILEDTAVVPGLDGEKMSKSYDNTIELFLEPKPMKKRIMSVVTDSTPVEDPKDPNRCTVFALYSLFASAEERAELEEAYCRGGMGYGEAKKILLARVEETFAPARERKKEILAHPDDITDILIDGAKRAREVALPVVEKTREAWGLTAKPRGARD; encoded by the coding sequence ATGCCCCAGCGCGTTCTCTCCGGCATTCAGCCGTCCGGCTCGCTGCATCTGGGCAACTACTTCGGCGCCATTCGCCAGTTTCTCCGCCTCCAGGAGGAGCACACCTGTTACTTCTTCATCGCGAGCTACCACGCGATGACCACTCAGAAAGACCCGGACCGACTCCAGGAGCGAATCCTGGACATCGCGGCCAGCTACCTCGCTCTGGGGCTGGACCCGGCGCGCTGCGTCCTCTTCGATCAGGCGGATGTGCCCGAGCACCACGAGTTCACCTGGTATCTCTCTTGTCTGGCACCCATGGGCCTTCTGGAGCGCGCGCACAGCTACAAGGACAAGACCGCCCGCGGCATCGCGCCGCAGCATGCGCTCTTCGCGTATCCGGTCCTGATGGCGGCGGACATTCTGCTGTACGACGCAGACCTCGTCCCGGTCGGGAAGGACCAGAAGCAGCATGTCGAGATCACGCGGGATCTCGCCATCCGTATGAACAACCGCTGCGGAGATCTCCTCACCGTGCCGGACCCGCTCATTCTGGAAGATACGGCGGTCGTCCCGGGTCTCGACGGCGAGAAAATGTCGAAGAGCTATGACAACACCATCGAACTCTTCCTCGAACCCAAGCCGATGAAGAAGCGCATCATGAGCGTCGTCACGGACTCCACGCCCGTGGAGGATCCGAAAGATCCCAACCGGTGCACGGTGTTCGCGCTCTACTCGCTCTTCGCTTCCGCGGAAGAACGCGCGGAACTGGAGGAAGCATACTGCCGGGGCGGCATGGGCTATGGTGAGGCCAAGAAGATCCTGCTTGCGCGCGTCGAGGAGACCTTCGCCCCGGCGCGGGAGCGAAAGAAGGAGATTCTCGCGCACCCGGATGACATCACGGATATCCTCATCGACGGTGCAAAGCGCGCCCGGGAAGTGGCCCTGCCGGTCGTGGAGAAAACGCGCGAAGCCTGGGGGCTTACCGCGAAGCCCCGCGGCGCCCGAGACTGA
- a CDS encoding LysR family transcriptional regulator yields the protein MRFMEVRPVRYFVAVAEEGSFGRAAQRVGVSQPAVSHGVALLEAELGARLFDRAGRRVALTPEGRDFLEPARQALAAMDGLPGRLDRSRGVVRGRLEIGTTDVASIYVLPRVYRAFRTAHPEVDLSVRVEGTESLLRQLDAGTIELAVITMAVGDLIARMPSDSIRAVPLFREDLLFVVSGRNALAGRRRVPTTRLAEEPLITFKTDSITRRAVDRFFAEAGVTPRVAMEMSSPEAIKKLVQVGLGAGVLPSRSVRTEIRSGTLAAVPVRGGGLTRVLGIARDARRTPSPAAEVFARMTERIRSVRLQRETAKLSASVDSGRNEHD from the coding sequence ATGCGTTTCATGGAAGTGAGACCGGTTCGATACTTCGTAGCCGTCGCCGAAGAGGGTTCCTTCGGCCGGGCGGCGCAGCGCGTCGGGGTGAGTCAGCCCGCGGTTTCGCACGGCGTGGCCCTTCTGGAGGCGGAGCTGGGAGCGCGTCTCTTCGATCGGGCGGGGAGGCGTGTCGCGCTCACTCCGGAAGGTCGGGACTTCCTGGAACCGGCACGGCAGGCACTTGCGGCCATGGACGGTCTTCCCGGCCGGCTGGACAGGAGTCGGGGGGTCGTGCGGGGGCGTCTCGAGATCGGCACCACCGATGTCGCGAGCATCTATGTGCTGCCGAGGGTCTATCGCGCTTTCAGAACCGCGCACCCGGAGGTGGATCTCTCGGTTCGCGTGGAGGGAACCGAGTCCCTCCTGCGGCAACTTGATGCGGGAACGATTGAACTGGCGGTCATCACCATGGCGGTCGGCGACCTGATTGCGCGGATGCCGTCAGACTCCATTCGCGCAGTTCCGCTCTTCCGCGAAGACCTGCTGTTTGTCGTCTCCGGGCGGAATGCACTGGCCGGGCGTCGTCGTGTCCCGACCACCCGCCTTGCGGAAGAGCCGCTCATTACCTTCAAGACGGACTCGATCACGCGACGGGCTGTGGACCGGTTCTTCGCGGAGGCGGGAGTCACGCCGCGGGTGGCGATGGAAATGTCGAGTCCGGAAGCGATCAAGAAGCTCGTACAGGTGGGGCTGGGCGCGGGCGTTCTTCCGTCGCGGTCGGTCCGTACGGAGATTCGCTCGGGAACGCTCGCTGCCGTGCCGGTCCGGGGCGGGGGACTCACCCGGGTGCTGGGGATTGCACGGGACGCGCGGCGTACGCCATCCCCTGCGGCGGAGGTCTTTGCGCGAATGACGGAGCGAATCCGGAGCGTGCGCCTTCAGCGCGAGACTGCTAAACTGTCCGCATCGGTGGATTCCGGGAGAAACGAACATGATTGA
- a CDS encoding ATP-binding protein, whose amino-acid sequence MVKIALVGTHGVGKTTLCFDIAARLKRLDLGVDLVKEVARDCPLPINRDTTLDAQTWILHTQCAREIAAARSGDVVVCDRSVLDNYAYLVHSMGRRKELDPWIRAWCAGYDGMYLVPLWQRPTFDGTRDTDPDFQRSIHETLVSLVEDFGLNVVRLQPDRPDCWVGQILKDLSIPSDAPQTRLFSEE is encoded by the coding sequence GTGGTGAAGATCGCACTGGTCGGAACACATGGCGTCGGGAAGACGACGCTCTGCTTCGACATCGCGGCCCGGTTGAAAAGGCTGGATCTGGGAGTGGACCTCGTCAAGGAAGTGGCGAGAGACTGTCCACTCCCGATCAACCGGGACACGACCCTCGATGCGCAGACTTGGATTCTCCACACGCAGTGCGCACGGGAGATCGCGGCGGCGCGATCGGGAGATGTGGTGGTCTGCGATCGGTCCGTCCTCGACAACTACGCGTATCTGGTCCACTCGATGGGGCGCCGAAAGGAACTGGACCCGTGGATTCGGGCGTGGTGCGCAGGCTACGACGGGATGTATCTGGTCCCCCTGTGGCAGAGGCCCACCTTCGACGGCACCCGCGACACGGACCCGGACTTCCAGCGCTCCATCCACGAGACGCTGGTTTCGCTCGTGGAGGACTTCGGGCTGAATGTGGTGCGCCTTCAGCCCGACCGGCCCGACTGCTGGGTGGGCCAGATCTTGAAAGACCTGTCCATTCCCTCAGACGCACCCCAGACGCGGCTCTTCAGCGAAGAGTAG
- a CDS encoding inositol-3-phosphate synthase, with protein sequence MTIDIRPAEGKLGVLLPGMGAVATTFVTGVEAVRKDLGKPFGSLTQMGTIRLGKRTDDRSPLIRDFVPMAELTDLVFGGWDIFEDSAYESALNAGVLDKDLVRELKPELEELQPMPAVFDQRYVKKLDGSHIKTDGTWWDKAHALMDDIVSFRERTGAARTVMVWCGSTEIFLKPKPVHETIESFEAGMKANDPDIAPSMLYAYAALMTGTPYANGAPNLSADVPALVELSKREGVPICGKDFKTGQTLMKTILAPGFKARLLGVNGWFSTNILGNRDGEVLDDPESFKTKEESKLGALDYIFQPDLYPDLYGDLYHKVRINYYPPRGDNKEGWDNIDIFGWMGMPMQIKVDFLCRDSILAAPIVLDLVLFLDLAHRAGMKGIQEWLSFYFKAPQTAPGLYPEHDLFIQLMKLKNTLRHLKGEELITHLGLEYYD encoded by the coding sequence ATGACCATCGACATCCGCCCCGCCGAGGGGAAACTGGGAGTCCTTCTCCCCGGCATGGGCGCCGTCGCCACGACCTTCGTCACGGGTGTGGAAGCCGTGCGGAAGGATCTCGGCAAGCCCTTCGGATCCCTCACGCAAATGGGCACCATCCGTCTCGGCAAGAGAACGGACGACCGCTCTCCCTTGATCCGCGACTTCGTTCCGATGGCGGAACTCACGGACCTTGTCTTCGGCGGTTGGGACATCTTTGAAGACTCGGCCTATGAATCCGCTCTGAACGCCGGCGTTCTCGACAAGGATCTGGTTCGCGAACTCAAGCCCGAACTGGAAGAGCTCCAGCCCATGCCGGCCGTCTTTGACCAGCGATATGTGAAGAAGCTGGACGGCTCGCACATCAAGACCGACGGCACATGGTGGGACAAAGCGCACGCGCTCATGGACGACATTGTCTCCTTCCGCGAAAGAACCGGCGCCGCCCGGACGGTCATGGTGTGGTGCGGTTCCACGGAGATCTTTCTGAAGCCGAAGCCGGTCCACGAGACGATCGAGTCGTTCGAGGCGGGCATGAAGGCAAACGATCCCGACATCGCACCGAGCATGCTCTACGCTTACGCGGCCCTCATGACGGGAACGCCCTACGCAAACGGCGCCCCGAACCTGTCCGCGGATGTGCCCGCGCTGGTGGAATTGTCGAAGCGCGAGGGCGTGCCCATTTGCGGGAAGGACTTCAAGACCGGGCAGACGCTGATGAAGACGATCCTCGCCCCCGGGTTCAAGGCGCGCCTTCTCGGGGTGAACGGCTGGTTCTCGACGAACATCCTCGGCAACCGCGACGGCGAAGTTCTGGACGACCCCGAGTCCTTCAAGACAAAGGAAGAGTCGAAGCTCGGCGCTCTCGACTACATCTTCCAGCCGGATCTCTATCCCGACCTCTACGGCGACCTCTATCACAAGGTCCGCATCAACTACTACCCCCCCCGCGGTGACAACAAGGAGGGGTGGGACAACATCGACATTTTCGGCTGGATGGGAATGCCCATGCAGATCAAAGTGGACTTCCTCTGCCGGGACTCCATCCTTGCAGCGCCGATTGTTCTGGACCTTGTTCTGTTCCTGGATCTTGCGCACCGCGCGGGAATGAAAGGCATTCAGGAGTGGCTGTCGTTCTACTTCAAAGCTCCCCAGACCGCGCCCGGGCTGTATCCGGAGCACGACCTGTTCATCCAGCTCATGAAGCTGAAGAACACGCTGAGGCACCTCAAGGGCGAGGAACTCATCACGCACCTCGGGCTGGAGTACTACGACTGA